From a region of the Geothrix sp. 21YS21S-2 genome:
- a CDS encoding NAD-dependent epimerase/dehydratase family protein, which produces MVLTRRTFLQTTAAAAAAAALGTDALAAPAPAKADKKLPKPLRILILGGTGFLGPATIEAALGRGHQVTMFNRGKTRPDLFPAVARLQGDRDPKKGEGLTSLEKGEWDVVIDNSAYYPRHVAASASLLAKRCKSYIIISSISAYKEPNPENGTETAPLAVLADPAVEEMGKEYQNYGGLKALCEQAAEKAMPGRVAVVRPGYIVGPDDASGRFAYWPVRMDRGGEIAVPGSADDPVQIIDVRDLGAWLVRLAEDGTTGLFNACGPERKLPWGRLVAACVQATPAKSTLTWIPTEFLAKQEGIEFPIWAPYAGETKGFHTWSNARAVAAGLRFRPCEETAKDTLAWFKTQEKVEKGRTRLAGPSPEAEAKLLAAWKAARK; this is translated from the coding sequence ATGGTTTTGACTCGCCGCACCTTCCTTCAGACCACCGCCGCCGCCGCGGCCGCCGCCGCCCTGGGAACGGACGCCCTCGCGGCACCCGCGCCCGCCAAGGCCGACAAGAAGCTGCCCAAGCCCCTCCGGATCCTCATCCTGGGCGGCACGGGCTTCCTGGGCCCCGCCACCATCGAGGCGGCCCTGGGCCGGGGGCACCAGGTCACCATGTTCAACCGCGGCAAGACGCGGCCCGACCTCTTCCCCGCCGTGGCCCGCCTGCAGGGCGACCGGGACCCGAAGAAGGGCGAGGGGCTCACGTCCCTGGAAAAGGGCGAGTGGGACGTGGTCATCGACAACTCGGCCTACTATCCCCGCCACGTGGCCGCTTCGGCCTCGCTCCTGGCCAAGCGCTGCAAGAGCTACATCATCATCTCCAGCATCTCCGCCTACAAGGAGCCCAATCCCGAGAACGGCACCGAAACGGCGCCCCTGGCTGTCCTGGCCGACCCGGCCGTGGAGGAGATGGGCAAGGAGTACCAGAACTACGGAGGCCTCAAGGCGCTGTGTGAGCAGGCTGCCGAAAAGGCGATGCCCGGCCGTGTGGCCGTTGTGCGCCCGGGCTACATCGTGGGGCCGGACGACGCCTCCGGGCGCTTCGCCTACTGGCCGGTGCGCATGGACCGGGGCGGGGAGATCGCCGTGCCCGGTTCCGCGGACGACCCGGTCCAGATCATCGATGTGCGGGACCTGGGCGCCTGGCTCGTGCGGCTGGCCGAAGATGGAACCACGGGCCTCTTCAACGCCTGCGGTCCCGAGCGCAAGCTGCCCTGGGGCCGCCTGGTGGCCGCCTGCGTCCAGGCCACGCCCGCCAAGTCCACCCTCACGTGGATCCCCACGGAATTCCTCGCCAAGCAGGAGGGCATCGAGTTCCCCATCTGGGCCCCCTATGCGGGCGAGACCAAGGGCTTCCACACCTGGAGCAACGCCCGGGCCGTGGCCGCGGGCCTGCGCTTCAGGCCGTGCGAGGAGACCGCCAAGGATACCCTGGCCTGGTTCAAGACCCAGGAAAAGGTGGAAAAGGGCCGGACCCGTCTGGCCGGGCCCAGCCCTGAAGCGGAAGCGAAGCTCCTTGCCGCCTGGAAGGCGGCAAGGAAATAA
- a CDS encoding TonB-dependent receptor, with protein MSALPRYIRFAALALVAGAPLLAQQATGALKGRVADTKGNPKSGVIVTITNPRTSFVRSGATDASGLFAFVALPLGEYQITYAQGGQSYRSQATVVLGQDTFANFLKWPTAQAGATVEILATSAQAEAIDTSSAQMGTTVGQDVISSLPIVSRDINQAALLAPGVQIVSGSQVDPTKKAFSYITTGDGMGRGTSFAVDGADNNSTDVGGYVLSVPIDAIAEFQVVTNQYKAEFGRSTAGFFNVVTKSGTNDFTGLLSAQYTNQSMRARVTDEGTKNDNTKGSYAFTVSGPILKDKLFYMVSAERQQSTDASFPFQPYALSLYPELGGTRQESLKRTVYAKLDWNISQDQNLSLNYGTSQDKIAHQGFPRTTSFAGNIAPSALGTDRDLTWAAGARWTWNINSNLVLESHYSYFSYANFISPDSQGAPGNGSPAAVLDYVNSGSYSAVIPAGFPGHRTDAQNWGWGGIDPNALQNTGIKRGEWKNELTWITGSHTIKGGIDYQRTTYADQQLFFGETGLYRMVVEGVDPVTGQVINYKTGWNSTVSANQNVVAVAFVANGLQKGIDYKQYGIYLQDDWTINPNWSVYFGARLDWDTQLDYLKDRYSDIYSYIHQYNPILSGMDGSAPTGKKYFEPRLQALYRPYGDDKLVIKFGAGRFVAQVIDNVTGFSRGLSNLSNGLPIRARNSAAFAYNHITPFSSGNVTNFSAGSVIGQVNGHNIVLPVDLTPYNYANNVGGLRDYFRNTVNGWLATATPETGGKSLLSSDFQYPTTDAFNVGFAYRINDRSGVDVTLVYSKSRHLTTQLAGPDGSAPNLVELDANGNDLGDTIFFSNQTASMKQLQAKYSYADANNSFIFSITFKEAKSSEGGAGGAFDASGNTGGLYGEGAQYNWKTSSERISAGTDRIEGSFSYSHRFDFGTMISFLGSWHSGKAYDVTQQYNNELGTAGGFDQSHPIEYIGTEYGRWNLDISAKVAHRFKITKAVTIEPYLAVQNLLNNYDYGANYDGIKINSDGSPNTSPSPFSGFGKRGQAFQANQPRNYAIGARVTF; from the coding sequence ATGAGCGCACTCCCCCGTTACATACGTTTCGCCGCCCTGGCGCTCGTCGCCGGCGCCCCCCTCCTTGCCCAGCAGGCCACCGGCGCCCTGAAGGGCCGGGTCGCCGACACCAAGGGCAACCCGAAGTCGGGCGTGATCGTCACCATCACGAACCCCCGGACCTCCTTCGTGAGGTCCGGCGCCACCGACGCCAGCGGTCTCTTCGCATTCGTGGCCCTTCCCCTGGGCGAGTACCAGATCACCTACGCCCAGGGCGGCCAGTCCTACAGGAGCCAGGCCACCGTCGTCCTGGGCCAGGACACCTTCGCCAACTTCCTCAAGTGGCCGACGGCCCAGGCCGGAGCCACGGTGGAGATCCTCGCCACCTCCGCCCAGGCCGAAGCCATCGACACCTCCTCCGCCCAGATGGGCACCACGGTGGGCCAGGACGTCATCAGCTCCCTGCCCATCGTGAGCCGGGACATCAACCAGGCCGCCCTGCTGGCCCCGGGCGTGCAGATCGTCTCCGGGTCGCAGGTGGACCCCACCAAGAAGGCCTTCTCCTACATCACCACCGGCGACGGCATGGGCCGCGGCACCAGTTTCGCGGTCGACGGCGCCGACAACAACTCCACCGACGTGGGCGGCTACGTTCTGTCGGTTCCCATCGACGCCATCGCCGAGTTCCAGGTGGTGACCAACCAGTACAAGGCCGAATTCGGCCGGTCCACCGCCGGCTTCTTCAACGTGGTGACCAAGTCCGGCACCAACGACTTCACCGGCCTGCTCTCGGCCCAGTACACCAACCAGTCCATGCGGGCCCGGGTCACCGACGAGGGCACCAAGAACGACAACACCAAGGGCAGCTACGCCTTCACGGTCTCCGGCCCCATCCTCAAGGACAAGCTCTTCTACATGGTCTCGGCCGAGCGCCAGCAGTCCACGGACGCCTCCTTCCCCTTCCAGCCCTACGCCCTCAGCCTTTACCCCGAGCTGGGCGGCACCCGGCAGGAGAGCCTGAAGCGCACCGTCTACGCCAAGCTGGACTGGAACATCTCCCAGGACCAGAACCTCAGCCTCAACTACGGCACCAGCCAGGACAAGATCGCCCACCAGGGCTTCCCCCGCACCACCTCCTTCGCCGGCAACATCGCCCCCTCGGCCCTGGGCACCGACCGGGACCTCACCTGGGCCGCCGGCGCGCGGTGGACCTGGAACATCAATTCCAACCTGGTGCTGGAGAGCCACTACAGCTACTTCAGCTACGCCAACTTCATCTCGCCCGACTCCCAGGGCGCGCCGGGCAACGGCTCGCCCGCGGCCGTCCTGGACTACGTGAACAGCGGCAGCTACAGCGCCGTGATCCCCGCCGGCTTCCCGGGGCACCGCACCGACGCCCAGAACTGGGGCTGGGGCGGCATCGACCCCAACGCCCTGCAGAACACCGGCATCAAGCGCGGGGAATGGAAGAACGAGCTCACCTGGATCACGGGGTCCCACACGATCAAGGGCGGCATCGACTACCAGCGCACCACCTACGCGGACCAGCAGCTGTTCTTCGGCGAGACCGGCCTCTACCGCATGGTGGTGGAGGGCGTGGACCCGGTCACGGGCCAGGTCATCAACTACAAGACCGGCTGGAACAGCACCGTCTCGGCCAACCAGAACGTGGTGGCCGTCGCCTTCGTGGCCAACGGCCTCCAGAAGGGCATCGACTACAAGCAGTACGGCATCTACCTGCAGGACGACTGGACCATCAACCCGAACTGGAGCGTCTATTTCGGCGCCCGCCTGGACTGGGACACCCAGCTGGACTACCTGAAGGACCGGTATTCCGACATCTACTCCTACATCCACCAGTACAACCCGATCCTGTCCGGCATGGACGGCAGCGCCCCCACGGGCAAGAAATACTTCGAGCCCCGCCTCCAGGCCCTCTACCGCCCCTACGGCGATGACAAGCTCGTGATCAAGTTCGGCGCCGGGCGTTTCGTCGCCCAGGTGATCGACAACGTCACCGGCTTCAGCCGGGGCCTCTCCAACCTGTCCAACGGCCTTCCCATCCGCGCCCGGAACTCCGCCGCCTTCGCCTACAACCACATCACGCCCTTCAGTTCGGGCAACGTGACGAACTTCAGCGCGGGCAGCGTCATCGGGCAGGTCAACGGCCACAACATCGTCCTGCCCGTGGACCTGACGCCCTACAACTACGCGAACAACGTGGGCGGGCTCCGGGACTACTTCCGGAACACCGTGAACGGCTGGCTCGCCACGGCCACCCCGGAGACCGGCGGCAAGAGCCTGCTCTCCAGCGACTTCCAGTACCCCACCACGGACGCCTTCAATGTCGGATTCGCCTACCGCATCAACGACCGCAGCGGCGTGGACGTCACCCTCGTCTACTCCAAGAGCCGCCACCTCACCACGCAGCTGGCCGGCCCCGACGGGTCCGCACCCAACCTCGTGGAGCTGGACGCCAACGGCAACGACCTGGGCGACACCATCTTCTTCTCCAACCAGACCGCCAGCATGAAGCAGCTGCAGGCCAAGTATTCCTACGCCGACGCCAACAACAGCTTCATCTTCTCCATCACCTTCAAGGAGGCCAAGTCCTCGGAGGGCGGCGCCGGAGGCGCCTTCGACGCCTCGGGCAACACCGGCGGCCTCTACGGCGAGGGCGCCCAGTACAACTGGAAGACCAGCTCCGAGCGCATCAGCGCCGGCACCGACCGCATCGAGGGCTCCTTCAGCTACTCCCACAGGTTCGACTTCGGCACCATGATCTCGTTCCTGGGTTCCTGGCACAGCGGCAAGGCCTATGACGTGACCCAGCAGTACAACAACGAGCTGGGCACGGCCGGGGGCTTCGACCAGTCCCATCCCATCGAATACATAGGGACGGAGTACGGCCGCTGGAACCTGGACATCAGCGCCAAGGTGGCCCACCGGTTCAAGATCACCAAGGCCGTGACCATCGAACCCTACCTGGCGGTCCAGAACCTGCTGAACAACTACGACTACGGCGCCAACTACGACGGGATCAAGATCAACAGCGACGGCTCCCCCAACACCAGCCCGTCGCCCTTCTCGGGCTTCGGCAAGCGCGGCCAGGCCTTCCAGGCCAACCAGCCCCGGAACTACGCCATCGGCGCCCGGGTGACCTTCTAG
- a CDS encoding serine/threonine-protein kinase gives MSLPPGTLLGPYELLAPIGAGGMGEVYRARDPRLERDVAIKVLQPAFAADPDQLRRFEQEARSVALLNHPNILQVYDTGMVDGAPYIVMELLSGRNLRELLDGPPLGVRRALAIAVQVARGLAVAHEKKIIHRDLKPENIFVDPDGLVKILDFGLAKLLAHPSGDPDETREWRASQAFTQAGTLMGTAGYMSPEQVNGWSVDHRSDLFSFGIILFELVTGTPPFRRPSMAETMHAILKEDPPALGSGLPPVLERTLLRCLEKDPRRRFQSATDLVFALEGASLPQSAILLRPRLRPLPPWALRTALAAGVLALAALAFAAGRRGTAAEPVVYHRLTYRRGVMEGARFSPDGQTFVFGLANDGQPAQLMVGRTDGVGARPLGLPPGTRILSISATGEMALLFRKQGAAEGTLALAPLSGGAPRELLENVFAADWGPDGQSMAVVRAGPKGQFVLDYPIGHRLYDGPPVTPYILDCPRVSPRGDRVAFLEHLGIGRESLSVVDLEGHRTVLVEGGCDSLQWSPDGRRIFFTYRHPDDRRDLRSVTLGGRQRILDTVLGRMNVQDISRTGRLLVDQSVDKTTLLFRGPGDRVDRDLSWLHTSILADLSPDGSRVLIGETLEGSGPGGAYLRRTDGADAVRLGDGDPLSLSRDGRWATVLSNDAGKTLALLPAGPGAPRPLARDIRADWAVFVDGDRQVLMGGTGPDGVFRGYTQDVAGGPARPWPGALAPEAFCVVAPDGAKVALGPLKGHLVISSLDGRRLQDLGGLGEADVPIQWHASGDSIFLADLSALPARIVRLDLATGRRTPWTDAGPSDRSGVGQLKGVAITPDGRSLAYSFVRVLTSDLYVTDPVN, from the coding sequence ATGAGCCTCCCGCCCGGAACCCTCCTCGGTCCCTACGAACTGCTCGCCCCCATCGGCGCCGGCGGCATGGGCGAGGTCTACCGGGCCCGGGATCCGCGCCTGGAGCGGGACGTGGCCATCAAGGTGCTCCAGCCCGCCTTCGCCGCCGACCCGGACCAGCTCCGGCGCTTCGAGCAGGAGGCCCGCTCCGTGGCCCTGCTCAACCACCCCAACATCCTCCAGGTGTACGACACCGGCATGGTGGACGGCGCCCCGTACATCGTCATGGAGCTTCTTTCAGGCCGGAATCTGCGGGAACTCCTGGACGGCCCGCCCCTTGGCGTCCGCCGGGCGCTGGCCATCGCCGTGCAGGTGGCGCGGGGCCTGGCGGTTGCCCACGAGAAGAAGATCATCCACCGGGACCTGAAGCCCGAGAACATCTTCGTGGACCCCGACGGCCTCGTGAAGATCCTGGATTTCGGCCTGGCCAAGCTCCTGGCCCACCCCTCCGGCGATCCGGACGAGACCCGTGAATGGCGCGCCTCCCAGGCCTTCACCCAGGCAGGCACCCTGATGGGCACCGCCGGGTACATGTCCCCCGAGCAGGTCAACGGCTGGTCCGTGGACCACCGGTCCGATCTCTTCTCCTTCGGCATCATCCTCTTCGAGCTGGTCACCGGCACGCCCCCCTTCCGCCGCCCCTCCATGGCGGAGACCATGCACGCCATCCTGAAGGAGGACCCCCCGGCCCTGGGTTCCGGCCTGCCCCCCGTGCTGGAGCGTACGCTCCTCCGCTGTCTGGAAAAGGATCCACGGCGGCGCTTCCAGTCCGCCACGGACCTGGTCTTCGCCCTGGAGGGCGCCTCGCTTCCGCAATCGGCCATCCTCCTCCGGCCGCGCCTTCGGCCCCTGCCCCCCTGGGCCCTCCGCACGGCCCTGGCCGCCGGCGTCCTGGCCCTGGCGGCCCTGGCGTTCGCCGCCGGCCGCCGCGGCACCGCGGCCGAACCCGTGGTCTACCACCGCCTCACCTATCGCCGGGGCGTCATGGAGGGGGCACGCTTCTCTCCCGACGGCCAGACCTTCGTATTCGGGCTGGCCAACGACGGCCAGCCCGCCCAGCTCATGGTGGGCCGAACCGACGGCGTGGGCGCGCGCCCGCTGGGGCTGCCTCCCGGCACCCGCATCCTCTCCATCTCCGCCACCGGCGAGATGGCCCTGCTCTTCCGCAAACAGGGCGCGGCCGAGGGCACCCTGGCCCTGGCCCCCCTCTCCGGCGGCGCTCCCCGCGAACTGCTGGAGAACGTCTTCGCAGCGGACTGGGGCCCCGACGGCCAGTCCATGGCGGTGGTGCGGGCGGGCCCCAAGGGCCAGTTCGTCCTGGACTACCCCATCGGCCACCGGCTCTATGACGGCCCCCCCGTCACCCCCTACATCCTCGACTGCCCCAGGGTCAGTCCCAGGGGCGACCGGGTGGCCTTCCTGGAACACCTGGGCATCGGCCGGGAATCGCTGTCCGTGGTGGATCTGGAGGGGCACCGAACGGTCCTCGTGGAGGGCGGGTGCGACTCCCTCCAGTGGTCCCCGGACGGCCGGCGCATCTTCTTCACCTACCGGCACCCCGATGACCGCCGGGACCTGCGCTCGGTGACCCTGGGCGGCCGGCAGCGCATCCTGGACACCGTCCTGGGACGCATGAACGTCCAGGACATCTCCCGCACCGGCCGCCTGCTGGTGGACCAGTCCGTGGACAAGACCACCCTCCTGTTCCGGGGCCCCGGCGACCGCGTGGACCGCGACCTTTCCTGGCTGCACACCTCCATCCTGGCGGACCTCTCCCCGGACGGCAGCCGTGTGCTCATCGGGGAGACCCTGGAGGGCTCCGGTCCCGGCGGGGCCTACCTGCGGCGAACCGACGGCGCGGATGCCGTGCGCCTGGGCGACGGGGACCCCCTGAGCCTTTCCCGGGACGGCCGCTGGGCCACCGTCCTTTCCAATGACGCCGGAAAGACTCTCGCCCTCCTCCCCGCCGGCCCTGGCGCCCCCAGGCCCCTGGCCCGCGACATCCGGGCCGACTGGGCCGTGTTCGTGGACGGGGACCGCCAGGTGCTCATGGGCGGCACCGGGCCCGATGGGGTCTTCCGGGGCTACACCCAGGACGTGGCCGGCGGTCCGGCGCGGCCCTGGCCCGGCGCCCTCGCCCCGGAGGCCTTCTGCGTGGTCGCCCCCGACGGCGCCAAGGTGGCCCTGGGTCCCCTGAAGGGCCACCTGGTCATATCCTCGCTGGACGGCCGCCGCCTCCAGGACCTGGGCGGCCTCGGCGAGGCCGACGTTCCCATCCAGTGGCACGCCTCGGGCGATTCCATCTTCCTTGCGGACCTCTCGGCCCTTCCGGCGCGCATCGTCCGTCTGGACTTGGCGACCGGCCGCCGGACCCCATGGACGGACGCCGGTCCCTCGGACCGCTCCGGTGTGGGGCAGCTGAAGGGGGTGGCCATCACCCCCGACGGCCGTTCCCTGGCCTACTCCTTCGTCAGAGTGCTGACTTCGGACCTCTACGTCACGGACCCCGTGAACTGA
- a CDS encoding folylpolyglutamate synthase/dihydrofolate synthase family protein: MGDLARLRMLEARGHWGIKCGLENPRGLLARLGRPERCCPVILVAGTNGKGSTGAFLVNALRACGLRAGWTTSPHLVSPGERIWIDGAGLEAAHLDALLTDAFKAEAALGIQATYFELMIASAFLAFREAAVDIAVVEVGMGGRWDATNASDPLITVLTNVELDHMQYLGPTREAIAREKLCAARQGRPLVLGPRLDPAWVWPLLECRPILYPAPAMAAQTLAWDHSLVEGHRIPLAGAHQLENLATAWEVLRRLGLPEARAWEGIGRTAWPGRLWAVPGLPGVTMDGAHNLDGAKRLADHAVATGVSPHLYFSAMGDKDLAGMRDELARMRPARVTLVRGENPRYATSQALRAVWGEGCEVLDIAQAAARLRAPEAIPRLVSGSLYFIGDLLQSLGIDPRLLVD; encoded by the coding sequence ATGGGTGACCTGGCCCGCCTGCGGATGCTCGAGGCTCGCGGGCACTGGGGCATCAAGTGCGGCCTGGAGAATCCGAGGGGCCTGCTGGCCCGCCTGGGCCGCCCCGAGCGGTGCTGCCCCGTGATCCTGGTGGCCGGCACCAACGGCAAGGGCTCCACCGGCGCCTTCCTGGTCAACGCGCTGCGCGCCTGCGGCCTGCGGGCCGGGTGGACCACCTCCCCCCACCTGGTGTCCCCGGGTGAGCGCATCTGGATCGATGGCGCCGGTCTGGAAGCCGCCCACCTGGACGCGCTCCTGACCGACGCTTTCAAGGCCGAAGCGGCCCTGGGCATCCAGGCGACCTATTTCGAGCTGATGATTGCGTCCGCCTTCCTGGCCTTCCGGGAGGCCGCCGTGGACATCGCCGTGGTGGAGGTAGGCATGGGCGGCCGCTGGGACGCCACCAACGCGTCCGATCCCCTGATCACCGTGCTGACCAACGTCGAGCTGGATCACATGCAGTACCTGGGTCCCACCCGGGAGGCCATCGCCCGGGAGAAGCTCTGCGCAGCCCGCCAAGGCCGCCCCCTGGTCCTCGGTCCGCGCCTGGATCCCGCATGGGTGTGGCCCCTGCTGGAATGCCGCCCCATCCTGTACCCCGCCCCGGCCATGGCCGCCCAGACCCTGGCCTGGGACCACAGCCTCGTGGAGGGCCACCGCATCCCGCTGGCCGGCGCCCACCAGCTGGAGAACCTCGCCACCGCCTGGGAGGTGCTCCGCCGCCTCGGCCTGCCCGAGGCCAGGGCCTGGGAGGGCATCGGCCGCACCGCCTGGCCCGGCCGGCTCTGGGCCGTGCCCGGCCTGCCCGGCGTGACCATGGACGGCGCCCACAACCTGGACGGCGCCAAGCGCCTGGCCGACCACGCGGTGGCCACCGGGGTAAGCCCCCACCTCTACTTCAGCGCCATGGGCGACAAGGACCTGGCCGGCATGCGGGACGAGCTGGCCCGCATGCGCCCGGCCCGGGTCACCCTCGTGCGCGGTGAGAACCCCCGCTACGCAACCTCCCAGGCCCTTCGCGCCGTGTGGGGCGAAGGCTGCGAGGTGCTGGACATCGCCCAGGCCGCGGCCCGGCTCAGGGCCCCCGAAGCCATTCCCCGCCTGGTTTCGGGCTCCCTCTATTTCATCGGCGACCTGCTCCAGTCATTGGGGATCGACCCGCGTTTGCTGGTAGATTGA
- the accD gene encoding acetyl-CoA carboxylase, carboxyltransferase subunit beta, translated as MSWFIKKRQQKTAVEERTVRVPEGLWIKCDACRELIYRAELANTRNVCPKCGYHFRIGVAERLESVMDPGYEELFGELRSGDPLKFSAAKPYADQLKKLHGLGHDHDAVLVVEGTLKGHPVVMGVMDWDFLAASMGSVVGEKLRLGAERALGKRCAFIIVSCSGGARMQEGALSLMQMAKVSAALARLDSAGLPYLSILTDPTTGGVSASYAMLGDLNIAEPKALIGFAGPRVIEQTIKQTLPEGFQRSEFLQAHGMVDKVVPRDRLREFVATALDWMTDPHG; from the coding sequence ATGTCCTGGTTCATCAAGAAGCGTCAGCAGAAGACCGCGGTCGAGGAGCGCACCGTCCGGGTTCCCGAAGGGTTGTGGATCAAGTGCGACGCCTGCCGTGAGCTGATCTACCGCGCCGAACTCGCCAACACCCGCAACGTCTGTCCCAAGTGCGGCTACCACTTCCGCATCGGCGTCGCCGAGCGCCTTGAGTCCGTCATGGACCCCGGCTACGAGGAGCTTTTCGGGGAACTCCGCAGCGGCGACCCCCTGAAATTCTCCGCCGCCAAGCCCTACGCCGACCAGCTCAAGAAGCTCCACGGCCTGGGCCACGACCACGACGCCGTGCTCGTGGTGGAGGGGACCCTCAAGGGCCACCCCGTCGTCATGGGCGTCATGGACTGGGACTTCCTCGCCGCCAGCATGGGCAGCGTGGTGGGCGAGAAGCTCCGCCTGGGCGCGGAACGGGCCCTCGGGAAGCGCTGCGCCTTCATCATCGTCAGCTGTTCGGGCGGGGCCCGCATGCAGGAGGGGGCCCTCTCCCTCATGCAGATGGCCAAGGTGAGCGCGGCCCTGGCCCGGCTGGACTCCGCGGGCCTGCCCTACCTCTCCATCCTCACCGACCCCACCACCGGCGGCGTCAGCGCCAGCTACGCCATGCTGGGCGACCTGAACATCGCCGAGCCCAAGGCCCTCATCGGGTTCGCAGGCCCGCGGGTCATCGAACAGACCATCAAGCAGACCCTCCCCGAAGGCTTCCAGCGCTCCGAGTTCCTCCAGGCCCACGGCATGGTGGACAAGGTGGTGCCCCGGGACCGCCTGCGGGAATTCGTGGCCACGGCCCTGGACTGGATGACCGATCCTCATGGGTGA